Proteins found in one Methylobacterium sp. CB376 genomic segment:
- a CDS encoding creatininase family protein, whose protein sequence is MPARSWQDLTTAEIRDRAMDRAIAVLPVAAVEQHGPHLPLGTDAVIQEGYLARVAPQVPEDLDVLLLPVQAIGKSDEHLSFPGTLTLAGPTALAAWVEIGEAVHRAGCRKLVIVTSHGGNSALIDLVALELRRRCGLLAVTTAWSRFGYPPGLFPEEEIRHGIHGGAVETALMLALRPDLVRRDRVRDFVPRSRAMERDYAQLRAGRPAAFAWLAEDLNPEGAIGDARLATAAAGEAALAHGARAFVALLGDVDRFSLAGTPSRPPG, encoded by the coding sequence ATGCCGGCCCGATCCTGGCAGGACCTGACCACCGCCGAGATCCGCGACCGCGCCATGGACCGCGCCATCGCGGTCCTGCCCGTGGCGGCGGTGGAGCAGCACGGCCCGCACCTGCCGCTCGGCACCGACGCCGTCATCCAGGAGGGCTACCTCGCCCGGGTCGCGCCCCAGGTGCCGGAGGACCTCGACGTCCTGCTCCTGCCCGTCCAGGCCATCGGCAAGTCGGACGAGCACCTGAGCTTTCCCGGCACCCTCACCCTGGCCGGCCCGACCGCGCTCGCCGCCTGGGTCGAGATCGGGGAGGCGGTGCACCGGGCGGGCTGCCGCAAGCTCGTCATCGTCACGTCGCACGGGGGCAACAGCGCGCTCATCGACCTCGTGGCGCTGGAACTGCGCCGTCGCTGCGGCCTCCTCGCGGTCACCACCGCCTGGAGCCGCTTCGGCTACCCGCCCGGGCTCTTCCCCGAGGAGGAGATCCGCCACGGCATCCACGGCGGCGCGGTCGAGACCGCCCTGATGCTCGCGTTGCGGCCGGACCTCGTGCGGCGCGATCGCGTGCGGGATTTCGTGCCGCGCAGCCGCGCGATGGAGCGGGACTACGCCCAGCTTCGGGCCGGCCGGCCCGCCGCCTTCGCCTGGCTCGCCGAGGACCTGAACCCCGAGGGCGCAATCGGCGACGCCCGCCTCGCCACCGCGGCGGCCGGGGAGGCGGCCCTGGCGCACGGGGCGCGGGCCTTCGTCGCGCTGCTCGGCGACGTCGATCGCTTCAGCTTGGCGGGAACGCCCTCCCGGCCGCCGGGGTGA
- a CDS encoding Crp/Fnr family transcriptional regulator, which produces MAQYLIRKLEHFARLLPEERGVLDTLARQRTRRVRARDDVIHEGDAPQFINLVLDGWACRYKTLEDGRRQILSYLLPGDICDFGAPVLREMDHSIGAITAVTLAKITFDAAGQLLTAYPRLMRAFCWDALTAAAIQREWTVNIGQRTAFERLGHLLCELYVRMRAVGLTRGASCDLPLTQGEIADTIGLSVVHVNRTLQELRNTGFITLGGRELTIHRLDALERVVLFNRNYLHLSREGRHLDGPDEPSTLPDATRS; this is translated from the coding sequence TTGGCCCAGTATCTGATCCGCAAGCTCGAGCACTTCGCGCGCCTGTTGCCAGAGGAGCGTGGCGTGCTCGATACGCTCGCGCGCCAGCGAACTCGGCGCGTCCGGGCCCGGGACGACGTCATCCACGAGGGCGATGCGCCGCAATTCATCAACCTCGTGCTCGACGGTTGGGCATGCCGCTACAAGACCTTGGAGGACGGCCGACGGCAGATCCTGTCCTATCTCCTGCCGGGCGACATCTGCGATTTCGGCGCGCCGGTGCTGCGGGAGATGGACCATTCGATCGGGGCGATTACCGCGGTCACTCTGGCGAAGATCACGTTCGATGCGGCGGGACAACTTCTCACGGCTTATCCGCGGCTGATGAGGGCCTTCTGCTGGGACGCGCTGACCGCGGCGGCGATCCAGCGGGAATGGACCGTCAACATCGGTCAGCGCACGGCCTTCGAGCGCCTCGGTCACCTGCTCTGCGAGCTCTACGTCCGCATGCGGGCGGTTGGCCTCACCCGCGGCGCGAGCTGCGACCTTCCGCTCACGCAGGGCGAGATTGCCGACACGATCGGACTCTCGGTCGTCCACGTGAACCGGACGCTGCAGGAGCTGCGCAATACCGGCTTCATCACGCTCGGCGGGCGCGAGCTGACGATCCACAGGCTCGACGCCCTCGAACGGGTAGTCCTGTTCAACAGGAACTACCTCCACCTCTCCCGCGAGGGCCGGCACCTCGACGGCCCGGACGAGCCGTCGACCCTCCCGGACGCCACCCGTTCCTGA
- a CDS encoding MarR family winged helix-turn-helix transcriptional regulator: MSTAEQAAPVQADEAPRRKASKALRPPGAKSVGWALVHAARMQRGRIGDRLAALDLFAGQEQVVQVLAAAGAMTMGDLAATLRVRPPTASKTVTRLAALGFVERRAEAADGRIVRVRLTEAGLAKAAAIDRIWEEVEAEMLDGFDNKEKRRLRKLLRRAARNLAEASGLDAHEPEPEEDLDAGGLEAEDGAHDAD, encoded by the coding sequence ATGTCCACGGCCGAGCAGGCGGCGCCGGTCCAGGCCGACGAGGCTCCGCGGCGCAAGGCGTCCAAGGCCCTTCGCCCGCCCGGGGCGAAGAGCGTCGGCTGGGCGCTCGTCCACGCCGCCCGGATGCAGCGCGGCCGGATCGGCGACCGGCTCGCGGCCCTCGACCTCTTCGCCGGCCAGGAGCAGGTCGTGCAGGTGCTCGCGGCCGCCGGCGCGATGACGATGGGCGACCTCGCCGCGACGCTGCGGGTGCGGCCCCCGACCGCCTCCAAGACGGTGACCCGCCTCGCCGCCCTCGGCTTCGTCGAGCGCCGCGCGGAGGCGGCGGACGGGCGCATCGTGCGGGTGCGCCTGACCGAGGCCGGGCTCGCCAAGGCGGCCGCGATCGACCGGATCTGGGAGGAGGTCGAGGCCGAGATGCTCGACGGCTTCGACAACAAGGAGAAGCGCCGCCTGCGCAAGCTCCTGCGCCGGGCCGCGCGCAACCTCGCCGAGGCCTCGGGGCTCGACGCCCACGAGCCGGAGCCCGAGGAGGACCTGGATGCCGGCGGGCTGGAGGCGGAGGACGGGGCGCACGACGCCGATTGA
- a CDS encoding phosphoenolpyruvate carboxylase translates to MYRPEETPDSPAAPESLEADLLQLVEQARQQASEDPFRNPVLTVALAISRRMDRGEVSEADLEPLFRSLRGQALEERAQRLRAYLGLDQEGGDDLARAVPLILGEESDFEVARARIERPRFAAVFTAHPTFGMPKAVARLLAEAASTPAPEGRRALLGEAAGLSSRPDPVITLNDEFDQARFSVQHGRAALDGLNEALLRAARERWPEHWHDLVPQPVVIASWVGCDTDGRTDIGWWDTLRYRLESKRTQFERVLAQLPEDPAAVPVRRLAEAARDAVSRQLAVAPKLGDDPSLEVVHRFALALIIERERAQTEAGPLLSALGAAIAATRDEEARLRLCVLRAGCAAHGLQNGLPHFRLNATQVHNAVRRSLDREGDPTDPAQRRSHLASINALLDHVEAVPVDFGALAAERSSASRLMMTIAQILKHVDGTHPVRFLIAETETGYTLLAALWLAEHFGIGDKVEITPLFETASALEQGVHVVEDALRSAHWRRYLRRIGRLVLQFGYSDSGRYVGQLAATFWIERLRLRITEMMVANGLADIELVIFDTHGESIGRGAHPASLRDRLAYLAPSQARLRNREAGLKVRLESSFQGTDGYLLFGSAPLARATVLRIVEHVFEAGDPPPDPIYAEPDFATEFFTGARQDMETLVDDPGYAALLGTFGPNLIDRTGSRPVARQSDAGGPVAITHPRQIRAIPNNAILQQLGFLANSMHGVGHAAARAPDLFGEMRAESERFRRAFSLVQHAARVSDLDVLRAYIETLDPGMWLERARRATRDGRREEIIAIAGALDRLNLAPRLRRLFGRLTHDHLMLHSVARDLAAMSLRLTLLHALRLALIHRIWFLAVHIPGFRPQAGVTRESLIERILRLDVPGCLKALDEIFPVTPDPTLGLNFGEPAGPRGVGTYETEHRTLFEPIGRLFAQVREISGMIQHEVGAFG, encoded by the coding sequence ATGTACCGGCCCGAGGAAACCCCCGACTCGCCCGCCGCTCCCGAGAGCCTGGAGGCGGACCTGCTCCAGCTGGTGGAGCAGGCCCGGCAGCAGGCGAGCGAGGACCCATTCCGCAACCCCGTCCTCACCGTGGCCCTCGCGATCAGCCGCCGCATGGACCGGGGCGAGGTGAGCGAGGCGGACCTCGAACCGCTCTTCCGCTCCCTGCGCGGGCAGGCCCTGGAGGAGCGGGCGCAGCGCCTGCGCGCCTATCTGGGCCTCGACCAGGAGGGCGGCGACGACCTCGCCCGCGCGGTGCCGCTGATCCTCGGCGAGGAGAGCGACTTCGAGGTGGCCCGGGCCCGGATCGAGCGACCGCGCTTCGCGGCGGTCTTCACCGCGCACCCGACCTTCGGCATGCCCAAGGCGGTGGCCCGCCTGCTCGCCGAGGCCGCCTCGACGCCGGCCCCGGAAGGCCGGCGGGCCCTGCTCGGCGAGGCGGCGGGGCTGTCCTCCCGCCCCGACCCGGTCATCACCCTCAACGACGAGTTCGACCAGGCCCGCTTCTCGGTGCAGCACGGGCGCGCCGCCCTCGACGGGCTGAACGAGGCCCTGCTGCGGGCCGCCCGCGAGCGCTGGCCCGAGCACTGGCACGACCTGGTGCCGCAGCCGGTCGTGATCGCCTCCTGGGTCGGCTGCGACACGGACGGGCGCACCGATATCGGCTGGTGGGACACGCTGCGCTACCGGCTGGAATCGAAGCGCACGCAATTCGAGCGGGTTCTGGCGCAGCTCCCGGAGGATCCGGCCGCCGTCCCGGTGCGGCGGCTCGCGGAGGCGGCCCGCGACGCGGTGTCGCGCCAGCTCGCCGTCGCCCCCAAGCTCGGCGACGATCCGAGCCTGGAGGTGGTGCACCGCTTCGCCCTCGCGCTGATCATCGAGCGCGAGCGCGCCCAGACCGAGGCGGGCCCGCTGCTCTCCGCCCTCGGCGCGGCGATCGCGGCGACGCGCGACGAGGAGGCGCGGCTCAGGCTCTGCGTCCTGCGCGCCGGCTGCGCCGCGCACGGGCTGCAGAACGGGCTGCCGCATTTCCGGCTCAACGCCACCCAGGTCCACAACGCGGTGCGCCGCTCCCTCGACCGGGAGGGCGACCCGACCGACCCGGCCCAGCGCCGCTCGCACCTCGCCTCGATCAACGCGCTCCTCGACCACGTCGAGGCGGTGCCGGTGGATTTCGGCGCGCTCGCCGCCGAGCGCTCCTCCGCCTCCCGCCTGATGATGACGATCGCCCAGATCCTCAAGCACGTGGACGGCACCCATCCGGTGCGCTTCCTGATCGCCGAGACCGAGACCGGCTACACGCTCCTCGCCGCGCTCTGGCTCGCCGAGCATTTCGGCATCGGCGACAAGGTCGAGATCACGCCGCTCTTCGAGACCGCCTCGGCCCTGGAGCAGGGCGTGCACGTCGTCGAGGACGCGCTGCGCTCCGCCCATTGGCGGCGCTACCTGCGCCGGATCGGCCGCCTCGTGCTGCAATTCGGCTACTCGGATTCCGGCCGCTACGTCGGCCAGCTCGCCGCCACCTTCTGGATCGAGCGGTTGCGCCTGCGCATCACCGAGATGATGGTCGCGAACGGCCTCGCCGACATCGAGCTCGTGATCTTCGACACGCACGGCGAGTCGATCGGCCGCGGCGCCCATCCGGCGAGCCTGCGCGACCGCCTCGCCTACCTCGCCCCGAGCCAGGCGCGCCTGCGCAACCGCGAGGCGGGGCTGAAGGTGCGGCTCGAATCGAGCTTCCAGGGCACGGACGGCTACCTGCTGTTCGGCTCCGCGCCGCTCGCGCGCGCCACCGTGCTGCGCATCGTCGAGCACGTCTTCGAGGCGGGCGATCCCCCGCCCGATCCGATCTACGCCGAGCCCGACTTCGCCACCGAGTTCTTCACCGGCGCCCGGCAGGACATGGAGACGCTGGTCGACGATCCCGGCTACGCGGCCCTGCTCGGCACCTTCGGGCCGAACCTGATCGACCGCACCGGGTCGCGGCCGGTGGCGCGCCAGTCCGACGCGGGCGGCCCGGTCGCGATCACCCATCCACGGCAGATCCGGGCGATCCCCAACAACGCCATCCTGCAGCAGCTCGGCTTCCTGGCGAATTCGATGCACGGGGTCGGCCACGCCGCCGCCCGGGCCCCGGACCTGTTCGGCGAGATGCGGGCGGAGTCCGAGCGCTTCCGGCGCGCCTTCAGCCTCGTCCAGCACGCCGCCCGGGTCAGCGACCTCGACGTGCTGCGCGCCTACATCGAGACGCTCGATCCCGGCATGTGGCTGGAACGGGCGCGGCGGGCGACGCGCGACGGGCGGCGGGAGGAGATCATCGCCATCGCGGGTGCCCTCGACCGGCTGAACCTCGCCCCGCGCCTGCGCCGGCTGTTCGGGCGCCTGACCCACGACCACCTGATGCTGCACTCGGTGGCGCGCGACCTCGCCGCGATGAGCCTGCGGCTGACCCTGCTGCACGCGCTCCGGCTCGCGCTGATCCATCGGATCTGGTTCCTGGCCGTGCACATCCCGGGCTTCCGGCCGCAGGCCGGCGTCACCCGCGAGAGCCTGATCGAGCGCATCCTGCGGCTCGACGTGCCGGGCTGCCTGAAGGCGCTGGACGAGATCTTCCCGGTGACGCCGGACCCGACGCTCGGCCTGAATTTCGGCGAGCCGGCCGGGCCGCGCGGGGTCGGCACCTACGAGACGGAGCACCGGACCCTGTTCGAGCCGATCGGCCGCCTCTTCGCGCAGGTGCGCGAGATCAGCGGCATGATCCAGCACGAGGTCGGGGCCTTCGGCTGA
- a CDS encoding glutaminase produces the protein MTDLTRVVTEIAEEMRARPDRGEVATYIPELARMDPRAFGMVVIDADGEVAAAGDCDVPFSIQSISKVFTLTLALGMVGDRLWRRVGREPSGSPFNSIVQLEYERGIPRNPFINAGAIAVTDVILSRHQPREALGEILRFLQFLAGDAAIAIDESVAASEQRTGYRNMALANFMKAHGVLDNPVPYLLGVYFHHCAIAMTCRQLAEAGRFLAHSGRHPATGHLVVQPERARRINAVMLTCGHYDGSGEFAYRVGLPGKSGVGGGILAIAPGRASIAVWSPGLDAAGNSHLGRIALEMLTKRLGWSIFGQ, from the coding sequence GTGACCGACCTGACCCGCGTCGTGACCGAGATCGCCGAGGAGATGCGCGCCCGCCCCGACCGCGGCGAGGTCGCCACCTACATCCCGGAACTCGCCCGCATGGACCCGCGGGCCTTCGGGATGGTGGTGATCGATGCCGACGGCGAGGTCGCCGCCGCCGGGGATTGCGACGTGCCGTTCTCGATCCAGAGCATCTCCAAGGTCTTCACCCTCACCCTGGCGCTCGGGATGGTGGGGGACCGGCTCTGGCGCCGCGTCGGCCGCGAGCCGTCGGGGAGCCCCTTCAACTCGATCGTCCAGCTCGAGTACGAGCGCGGCATCCCCCGCAACCCCTTCATCAATGCGGGGGCGATCGCGGTCACCGACGTGATCCTGTCGCGCCACCAGCCCCGCGAGGCGCTGGGCGAGATCCTGCGCTTCCTGCAATTCCTGGCGGGCGACGCCGCGATCGCCATCGACGAGTCGGTGGCGGCCTCCGAGCAGCGCACGGGCTACCGCAACATGGCGCTGGCGAATTTCATGAAGGCGCACGGGGTGCTCGACAACCCGGTGCCCTACCTGCTCGGCGTCTACTTCCACCACTGCGCCATCGCCATGACCTGCCGCCAGCTCGCCGAGGCCGGCCGCTTCCTGGCGCATTCCGGGCGTCACCCCGCGACCGGCCACCTCGTGGTGCAGCCCGAGCGGGCGCGGCGCATCAACGCCGTCATGCTCACCTGCGGGCACTACGACGGCTCGGGGGAATTCGCCTACCGGGTCGGCCTGCCCGGCAAGAGCGGGGTCGGCGGCGGCATCCTGGCGATCGCGCCCGGCCGGGCCTCGATCGCCGTGTGGTCGCCGGGGCTCGACGCGGCGGGCAACTCGCATCTCGGCCGCATCGCGCTCGAGATGCTGACGAAGCGGCTCGGCTGGTCGATCTTCGGCCAGTGA
- a CDS encoding helix-hairpin-helix domain-containing protein, translated as MPGRPRRRRPRRPRPRRRPRCSAPSPARSRRRSGDRPRRPRRSRRRPSRRRRHLPPSSRSPPGSPRRRILPGRGGRTLPAPGGIDLNTATLAELNGLRGGGRIGKAIIAGRPYASPGDLLAKRVVSRAVFERIKDQVAVR; from the coding sequence ATCCCGGGCCGGCCCCGCAGGCGCCGGCCGCGCCGGCCCCGGCCGCGCCGGCGGCCGCGCTGCTCGGCGCCGAGTCCCGCCCGCTCGCGCCGCCGTTCGGGGGACCGCCCGCGCCGCCCCCGGCGATCGAGGCGCCGGCCGAGCCGGCGGCGGCGGCACCTCCCCCCGTCTTCGCGGAGCCCACCAGGGTCGCCTCGGCGGAGGATCCTCCCCGGCCGCGGCGGCCGAACCCTCCCCGCGCCCGGCGGCATCGACCTCAACACCGCGACCCTGGCCGAACTCAACGGGCTGCGCGGCGGCGGGCGCATCGGCAAGGCGATCATCGCCGGGCGCCCCTACGCGTCGCCCGGCGACCTCCTCGCCAAGCGCGTCGTCAGCCGCGCGGTGTTCGAGCGCATCAAGGACCAGGTCGCGGTGCGCTGA
- a CDS encoding glutamine synthetase beta-grasp domain-containing protein, translated as MTKYKLEYIWLDGYTPVPNLRGKTQIKEFDSFPTLEQLPLWGFDGSSTKQAEGHSSDCVLKPVALYPDPARTNGALVMCEVMMPDGVTPHPTNKRATILDDEGAWFGFEQEYFLYKDGRPLGFPASGYPAPQGPYYTGVGYKNVGDVARQIVEEHLDLCLAAGINHEGINAEVAKGQWEFQIFGKGSKKAADEIWMARYLLLRLCEKYGVDIEWHCKPLGDTDWNGSGMHCNFSTKYMREVGGKAYFEALMAAFAKNLDDHIAVYGPDNHLRLTGKHETAPWNKFSYGVADRGASIRVPHSFVKNDYKGYLEDRRPNSQGDPYQIASQVLKTISEVPTGAVSAAA; from the coding sequence ATGACGAAGTACAAACTGGAATATATTTGGCTTGACGGCTATACGCCGGTTCCGAATCTCCGGGGCAAGACGCAGATTAAGGAATTCGACAGCTTCCCGACCCTGGAGCAGCTGCCGCTGTGGGGCTTCGACGGGAGCTCGACGAAGCAGGCGGAGGGCCACAGCTCGGATTGCGTGCTGAAGCCCGTCGCCCTCTATCCCGACCCGGCCCGCACGAACGGCGCCCTGGTCATGTGCGAGGTCATGATGCCGGACGGCGTCACCCCGCACCCGACGAACAAGCGCGCCACCATCCTGGACGACGAGGGCGCGTGGTTCGGCTTCGAGCAGGAGTACTTCCTGTACAAGGACGGTCGCCCGCTCGGCTTCCCGGCCTCCGGCTACCCGGCCCCGCAGGGCCCCTACTACACGGGCGTCGGCTACAAGAACGTCGGCGACGTGGCCCGCCAGATCGTCGAGGAGCACCTCGACCTCTGCCTCGCGGCCGGCATCAACCACGAGGGCATCAACGCCGAGGTGGCGAAGGGCCAGTGGGAGTTCCAGATCTTCGGCAAGGGCTCCAAGAAGGCCGCCGACGAGATCTGGATGGCGCGCTACCTGCTGCTGCGCCTCTGCGAGAAGTACGGCGTGGACATCGAGTGGCACTGCAAGCCGCTCGGCGACACCGACTGGAACGGGTCGGGCATGCATTGCAACTTCTCGACCAAGTACATGCGCGAAGTGGGCGGCAAGGCCTATTTCGAGGCGCTGATGGCCGCCTTCGCGAAGAACCTCGACGACCACATCGCCGTCTACGGCCCGGACAACCACCTGCGTCTGACGGGCAAGCACGAGACGGCGCCCTGGAACAAGTTCTCCTACGGCGTGGCCGACCGCGGCGCCTCGATCCGCGTGCCCCACAGCTTCGTGAAGAACGACTACAAGGGCTACCTCGAGGATCGCCGCCCGAACTCCCAGGGCGACCCCTACCAGATCGCCTCGCAGGTTCTGAAGACGATCTCGGAGGTCCCGACCGGCGCCGTCTCGGCCGCGGCCTGA
- a CDS encoding CobW family GTP-binding protein, which translates to MSDKIPVTVLTGYLGAGKTTLLNRILTEPHGKRYAVIVNEFGEIGIDNDLVVGADEEVFEMNNGCICCTVRGDLIRIMDGLMKRRGKFDAIIVETTGLADPAPVAQTFFVDQDVGEAARLDAVVTVADAKWLSERLKDAPEARNQIAFADVILLNKADLVGEDELAAVERRIRAINPSARIHRTVKCDVPLDAVLDRRAFDLDRIIAVEPEFLEEGHHHHHAEDIQSVSAWLPGPVDPNKFMPWISDLTQVQGPDILRCKGIVSFPDEPRRFVFQGVHMILDGDLQDEWPAGDPRESRVVFIGRNLDPDQIRRGFEATRA; encoded by the coding sequence ATGTCGGACAAGATCCCCGTCACCGTGCTCACCGGCTACCTCGGTGCCGGCAAGACCACGCTCCTCAACCGCATCCTCACCGAGCCGCACGGCAAGCGCTACGCCGTGATCGTCAACGAGTTCGGCGAGATCGGGATCGACAACGACCTCGTGGTCGGCGCCGACGAGGAAGTGTTCGAGATGAACAACGGCTGCATCTGCTGCACCGTGCGCGGCGACCTGATCCGCATCATGGACGGCCTGATGAAGCGGCGCGGCAAGTTCGACGCGATCATCGTGGAGACGACCGGCCTCGCCGATCCGGCCCCGGTCGCCCAGACCTTCTTCGTCGACCAGGATGTCGGCGAGGCGGCGCGCCTCGACGCGGTGGTCACCGTGGCGGATGCCAAGTGGCTGAGCGAGCGCCTGAAGGACGCGCCCGAGGCTCGCAACCAGATCGCCTTCGCGGACGTGATCCTGCTCAACAAGGCCGACCTCGTCGGCGAGGACGAGCTCGCCGCGGTGGAGCGCCGGATCCGGGCGATCAACCCCTCGGCCCGGATCCACCGCACCGTGAAGTGCGACGTGCCCCTCGACGCCGTGCTCGACCGGCGCGCCTTCGACCTCGACCGGATCATCGCGGTGGAGCCCGAATTCCTGGAGGAGGGCCACCATCACCACCACGCCGAGGACATTCAGTCGGTGTCGGCGTGGCTGCCGGGCCCGGTCGACCCGAACAAGTTCATGCCGTGGATCTCCGACCTCACCCAGGTGCAGGGACCCGACATCCTGCGCTGCAAGGGCATCGTCAGTTTCCCGGACGAGCCGCGCCGCTTCGTGTTCCAGGGCGTGCACATGATCCTGGACGGCGACCTTCAGGACGAGTGGCCGGCGGGGGATCCCCGCGAGTCGCGGGTCGTCTTCATCGGCCGCAACCTCGACCCCGACCAGATCCGCCGGGGCTTCGAGGCGACGCGGGCCTGA
- a CDS encoding DUF2735 domain-containing protein translates to MMKAGPQRETAKIYQFPLRNRAAPAARRPQAEAGERATRYADAAFGAGWYHEAAIQDADRSRKP, encoded by the coding sequence ATGATGAAGGCGGGCCCCCAGCGGGAGACGGCGAAGATCTATCAATTCCCCCTGCGGAACCGCGCCGCCCCGGCGGCGCGCCGGCCGCAGGCCGAGGCGGGCGAGCGCGCGACGCGCTACGCGGACGCGGCCTTCGGCGCCGGCTGGTACCACGAGGCGGCGATCCAGGACGCCGACCGCAGCCGCAAGCCGTGA